Proteins from a single region of Chloroherpeton thalassium ATCC 35110:
- a CDS encoding SPFH domain-containing protein: MGESLVVVLILAVLTVVVLLKTAIVVPQRSEYIVERLGKYDKTLGAGLHILVPFVDKVAYKRSLKESVVDIPSQDCITADNVSVSVDGVLYLQVIDSQRSAYGIDNYWLAASQLAQTSLRSVIGKIELDKTFEERESLNQQVVSAIDEAAQNWGIKVLRYEIKDITPPQSVMDAMEKQMRAEREKRAAIATSEGDRQSRINRAEGLKKEAIEISEGEKQKRINEAEGQAKEIELVAHATAEGIRKIAEALNQAGGQNAANLRVAEKYIQEFGKLAKENNTMIIPANMADISSMVATAMSVLDNTKAPQVKTKS, translated from the coding sequence ATGGGTGAATCGTTAGTGGTAGTTCTCATTCTTGCTGTTTTAACCGTCGTCGTTTTGCTAAAAACGGCTATCGTAGTTCCGCAGCGCTCCGAATATATCGTTGAGCGGCTCGGCAAATACGATAAAACGTTAGGCGCTGGATTACATATTCTTGTGCCTTTCGTAGATAAGGTGGCTTATAAACGCTCGCTAAAAGAATCGGTTGTGGATATTCCTTCACAAGATTGTATTACCGCCGATAATGTATCGGTGTCTGTGGACGGCGTGCTCTATTTGCAAGTTATCGATAGTCAGCGCTCGGCCTATGGAATTGATAATTACTGGCTTGCCGCCAGCCAACTTGCGCAAACGTCGCTTCGCTCGGTGATTGGCAAAATCGAGCTGGATAAAACCTTTGAAGAACGCGAAAGCCTAAACCAACAAGTGGTTTCGGCAATTGACGAAGCCGCACAAAATTGGGGCATTAAGGTTTTGCGCTACGAGATTAAAGACATTACGCCGCCACAAAGCGTGATGGACGCCATGGAAAAACAAATGCGCGCCGAGCGAGAAAAGCGCGCCGCAATCGCAACTTCCGAAGGCGACCGGCAATCGAGGATCAATCGCGCAGAAGGGTTAAAAAAAGAAGCCATTGAAATTTCCGAAGGCGAAAAGCAAAAGCGCATCAATGAAGCGGAAGGCCAAGCAAAAGAAATTGAACTTGTGGCACACGCCACAGCCGAAGGAATTCGAAAAATTGCAGAGGCTTTGAATCAAGCGGGCGGCCAAAACGCTGCAAACTTGCGTGTTGCGGAAAAGTACATCCAGGAATTCGGCAAGTTGGCCAAAGAAAACAACACCATGATCATTCCCGCAAATATGGCAGACATTTCATCGATGGTTGCAACCGCCATGTCTGTCCTGGACAACACCAAAGCTCCCCAAGTCAAAACAAAATCTTAA